The sequence below is a genomic window from Anaerolineales bacterium.
TCGCCGGGCGAGCGCCCACGCGAATCGGACTGAATTCACCCAATTCTATCTCCTGGGAGCGCGATCCGTCAAGGGAATCCGCTCGATGCGCACCTCACCGATGCTTCGCGAAACGTCTGCTGACAGTCCCGACCCCCGCCGCGTCTACGCCGCACTGGCGGTGGCCGTCACCACCGCCTCGTTCGCTTCGCTCCTCATCCGCTGGGCGCAGCCCTATGCCCCGTCGTTGGTGATCGCCGCCTATCGGCTGGCCATCGCCGCCGCGCTCCTCTGGCCGGTCCTTCTGGTGCAGCGACGGCGCCAGCCAGAACGCTGGCGGCCAGCCGACGTCGGCCTGACGGTAGTTTCCGGCTTGTTCCTGGCGCTCCACTTCGGGACCTGGATCACCTCGCTGGCCTACACCAGCGTCGCCAGTTCCGCCGTCCTGGTCGCCACTGCGCCGCTGTTCGTCGCCTTGCTCTCACCCGTTGCCCTGGGGGAGCAGGTGCCCGCACGCCTGTTCGGCGGACTCGCCCTGGGCTTGCTCGGAATACTGACCATCGGCGCCAGCGACCTGTGCGTAGCGGTCTGGCCGCCGCAGTGTTCGCCGGCTGCCGGGCTGCTTGGCAGCCAGGCCGTGCAGGGAGACCTGCTGGCGCTGTGCGGCGCAGCGGCCGGGGCAGGCTACTTGCTTATTGGCCGCAGCCTGCGCCACCGCGTGTCGCTCTTGCCCTACATCACGCTGACCTATTCCGCCGCCGCTGTGGGCTTGATCCTGGCGGCGGCCCTGCGTGGCCTGCCCCTTTTCGGCTACCCTGCAATCGCCCTGGGGCTGTTCACCCTTCTGGCTGTGTTTCCCCAATTGATCGCTCACTCCACGTACAATTGGGCACTGAGGCACCTGCCCGCCGCCCCGGTGGCGCTGACCTTGCTGGCCGAGCCCGTAGCAGCTACGGTCCTGGCGGCGGTGTTGTTGCGCGAGCGGCCTGACTCCATGGAGCTGCTCGGGGTTGCCTTGATCCTGGGCG
It includes:
- a CDS encoding DMT family transporter produces the protein MRTSPMLRETSADSPDPRRVYAALAVAVTTASFASLLIRWAQPYAPSLVIAAYRLAIAAALLWPVLLVQRRRQPERWRPADVGLTVVSGLFLALHFGTWITSLAYTSVASSAVLVATAPLFVALLSPVALGEQVPARLFGGLALGLLGILTIGASDLCVAVWPPQCSPAAGLLGSQAVQGDLLALCGAAAGAGYLLIGRSLRHRVSLLPYITLTYSAAAVGLILAAALRGLPLFGYPAIALGLFTLLAVFPQLIAHSTYNWALRHLPAAPVALTLLAEPVAATVLAAVLLRERPDSMELLGVALILGGIWLGARASAQTGTAAQPRE